The Priestia koreensis genomic interval ACCGATGCAGGGCGTGAGGGAGAGCTTGTGGCGCGCTGGATTATGGAGAAAGTCCGCTGGAATAAGCCGTTTAAACGCTTATGGATTTCGTCCCAAACCGACCAAGCCATTCGTCAAGGATTTCAAAACCTAAAGCCTGGGAAAGAGTTTGATCGTCTGTATGAATCAGCCGTTTGTCGTTCAGAAGCTGATTGGTTGATCGGTCTAAACGTGACGCGCGCGATGACAACGAAGTATGAAGAGCCGCTGTCAGCAGGTCGTGTTCAAACGCCAACGCTTGCGATGATTTTACAGCGTGACAAGGAAATCGGAAAATTTGTCCCTAGCGAATACTGGACGCTATCAGCAAATCTCGGTAAGTTCGGAGCAATGTGGGAACGAAATCAAGAAAAGCGTTTATTTGATAAGGAAGAAGCGGAGCGTATCGAGAAAAAAGTAGCAAATCAACAAGCAAAAGTGGTGAAGGTCAATCGTAAAATCGCAAAAGAAGCGCAGCCGCTGCCTTACGATTTGAATGAATTACAGCGTGATGCCAATAAACGCTACGGCTTCTCTGCTAAAAAAACGCTAAGCGTATTACAAAAGCTGTATGAACAGCATAAGCTTGTCACATATCCGCGCACAGATTCTCGCTATTTAACGACGGATATGGTGGACACAATGAAAGAGCGACTGCAAAATATTGTCGGCTCTTATAAAGAAGAAGTTCGTCCAATTCTTCAAAATCCTACGCTACCAAAACGCGTAGTAAACAACGAAAAAGTGAGTGATCATCATGCCATTATCGTTACGGATCAACCGCTATTTTTACGTGATTTATCACAGGATGAACGCAAATTGTACGATTTAATTGCCAAGCGATTTATTGCGCTGTTTTATCCTCCTTATCAATATGAAGCAATCCGAATGGAGCTCGATCTGAACGGAGAGCGTTTTGTCGCAAAAGGAAATCGCGTCATGGATCTAGGATTTAAAAAGGTGATTGGAAAAGACGGTGAGGAGAAGGAAAGTACGCTTCCACCCGTTGAAGAAGGACAAATGCTTAGCGTTCAGGACGTGCAGCTAAAAAGTGCGTTCACAGAGCCGCCACAGCGTTATACGGAAGCTGATTTATTAGGAAAAATGGAAAAGCATAATCTCGGTACACCGGCTACGCGTGCGGATATTATTGAGAAGCTTTTGCATGGTGAATCCATTGAACGTCAAAACAATCGTCTGTTCCCAACGAAAAAAGGAAAGCAGCTCATTGATCTTGTCGCAGATGAATTAACGTCACCAGAGCTTACAGCGAAGTGGGAACGTGATCTAGAAGCGATTGCGAAAGGAAAAGGAAATGCGCGTGAGTTTTTAGCAAACATTCGTAAGCAAACGGAA includes:
- a CDS encoding DNA topoisomerase III; the encoded protein is MKSLVLAEKPSVAREIARVLGCNDSKKGYIEGPKYVVTWALGHLIELKTPEDYDNRYKTWKLEDLPIIPKEMKLKVIGKTSPQFRTVSDLAKRKDIKELIIATDAGREGELVARWIMEKVRWNKPFKRLWISSQTDQAIRQGFQNLKPGKEFDRLYESAVCRSEADWLIGLNVTRAMTTKYEEPLSAGRVQTPTLAMILQRDKEIGKFVPSEYWTLSANLGKFGAMWERNQEKRLFDKEEAERIEKKVANQQAKVVKVNRKIAKEAQPLPYDLNELQRDANKRYGFSAKKTLSVLQKLYEQHKLVTYPRTDSRYLTTDMVDTMKERLQNIVGSYKEEVRPILQNPTLPKRVVNNEKVSDHHAIIVTDQPLFLRDLSQDERKLYDLIAKRFIALFYPPYQYEAIRMELDLNGERFVAKGNRVMDLGFKKVIGKDGEEKESTLPPVEEGQMLSVQDVQLKSAFTEPPQRYTEADLLGKMEKHNLGTPATRADIIEKLLHGESIERQNNRLFPTKKGKQLIDLVADELTSPELTAKWERDLEAIAKGKGNAREFLANIRKQTEKLVSEVKMSSKEYRPHNLTGSKCPDCGEFLKEKKTKQGRMLICSSRDCSYKRAKDPKLSNRRCPQCHKRMEIHNGKAGTYFQCRMCQVVEKAEDKKKKVTKREERQLMKKYSDDSAFGSSLGDALKQALQNKK